Part of the Besnoitia besnoiti strain Bb-Ger1 chromosome Unknown contig00183, whole genome shotgun sequence genome is shown below.
ggtctttgtttaccggatccaagttctcttgtgcttttcatgaccatcatgttaagtgcattaagtatagtggtatccagcgtatatttgaaaaacaacatttgtatacaagctgtacgaatatcatgacattcactttggtagtcgccttcttaatgttagtctgtacggaatacttaggactatctctttatattaatgataatgcatttggtaatggacttttcatcttaactggtatacattttagccatgttattgttggagctatccttgtattcttcactcaaagtatctatagttctttagttacttacatgcctacaagctctataatgctaagcaaatctaaaggtatgttatgcaagatctttacagaaccattcactattttatatctacactttgtagaaaccatgtggatattaatccacattacattctatctctaaatcatataacggtcgtaaggtacgccggggataacaggtcagataatattgggagttctaatcctcggattgtatcagcacctccatgtcggctcattactcccttgttattgaacaagattcagttaggaacgctagttcaccgtcagatgtaatacgtgagctgggttaagaacgtctggagacagtttgtttccctatctaccatattatctaattggtttaattttcttacaaacggcttttggtttgattgaattatcgcacccagataactccataccagtgaaccggtttgtaactccgcttcatatcgtacctgaat
Proteins encoded:
- a CDS encoding putative apocytochrome b (encoded by transcript BESB_033020), whose protein sequence is MPTSSIMLSKSKAGLRTSGDSLFPYLPYYLIGLIFLQTAFGLIELSHPDNSIPVNRFVTPLHIVPEWYFLAYYAVLKVIPSKTGGLLVFMLSTCQ